One Candida dubliniensis CD36 chromosome 1, complete sequence genomic region harbors:
- a CDS encoding mediator of retention of lumenal endoplasmic reticulum proteins, putative (Similar to C. albicans ERD1;~Similar to Kluyveromyces lactis ERD1) → MGEETPNQTHEILFNDFIPLSFRVTFSIHFGLILWLILNLLLTNFTTINVLQLLKLSYTPHNYTHLDDRSHNHETTNNQNNESLGEYAAFLPSDSHENDRLIKGIWSSLKFVSIINIICWIIYKSIANIPWLAPLFYALPLISLFMTIYKLFFKNCYSPGQIRIFTTIKRIIKGNINSQTMRTNDILISDSLVSYSRVINDLGLVFWNYWFDSNIGYNYKFESMILSIPSWIRIKQCWFEYKLTGQKQHLFNLIKYFTGLGPLLVNVLLKRMLLNATEEEKTNGELLLKLNHLNNWLYFALAINSTYSFIWDIKMDWHLELFDGLLVLIFPSRRKTSLTNYQFQILRNQLALPKLIYYIAIVADFILRYIWILKLFIINEELKKEKIKFIYIFSTFLFGYDAYSLGYALVETLEIFRRWIWCFIKLESDWVELYKDQDLSNQDIELETRLPKQG, encoded by the coding sequence atgggTGAAGAAACACCTAATCAAACTCatgaaatattatttaatgatttcataccattatcatttagagtaacattttcaattcattttggATTAATATTATGGttgatattaaatttacTATTAACTAATTTTACCACAATTAATGTATTGCAGctattaaaattatcataTACACCACATAATTATACTCATTTAGATGATCGACTGCATAATCATGAAACTACtaacaatcaaaataatgaatcatTAGGTGAATATGCAGCATTTTTACCTAGTGATTCACATGAAAATGATCGATTAATTAAAGGAATTTGGTCAAGCttaaaatttgtttcaataattaatattatatgttggataatttataaatcaattgctAATATTCCTTGGTTAGCCCCATTATTTTATGCATTAcctttaatttcattatttatgacaatttataaactttttttcaaaaattgttattcACCAGGTCAAATTCGAATTTTCACTACgattaaaagaattattaaaggAAATATTAATAGTCAAACTATGAGAACTaatgatattttaattAGTGATAGTTTAGTTTCTTATTCTCGAGTGATAAATGATTTAGGATTAGTTTTTTGGAATTATTGGTTTGATAGTAATATTggatataattataaatttgaatcaatGATATTATCGATTCCTAGTTGGATTCGTATTAAACAATGTTGGtttgaatataaattgactggtcaaaaacaacatttatttaatttaattaaatatttcacTGGGTTAGGTCCATTGTTGGTTAATGTATTACTTAAAAGAATGTTATTGAATGCtactgaagaagaaaaaactaATGGGGAATTATTActtaaattaaatcatttaaataattggtTATATTTTGCCCTTGCAATAAATTCAACTTATTCATTTATATGGGATATTAAAATGGATTGGCATttagaattatttgatggATTATTGGTCCTTATCTTTCCAAGTAGAAGGAAAACTTCTCTTACTAATTATCAATTCCAGATTTTAAGGAATCAATTGGCATTaccaaaattaatttattatattgcTATAGTGGCTGATTTTATATTACGATATATTTggattttaaaattatttataattaatgaagaattgaagaaagagaaaattaaatttatttatattttttcaacatttttatttggttATGATGCTTATTCATTAGGTTATGCTTTAGTTGAAACTTTAGAAATATTTAGACGTTGGATTTGGtgttttatcaaattaGAATCTGATTGGGTTGAACTTTATAAAGATCAAGATTTACTGAATCAAGATATTGAATTGGAAACTAGACTTCCTAAACAAGGTTGA
- a CDS encoding nuclear cofactor for exosome activity in the processing of stable RNAs, putative (Similar to C. albicans LRP1;~Similar to S. cerevisiae LRP1), giving the protein MENIDNLKLYINSLSQSISNYEQSLTPLQNKQLSDMIVNINTTSEEQQIQILNNFAYILISTLFSYLKSLGIDTDSHPIKMELTRIKSSMNRLKNIKNEINGDTNKQQNEEEKKKLLKSKEYLSRTLGIRDVGSSIDVKSKGTSAISNQNFQGKHTKFNDDDEEEEEDKKQLESKQDDLKNNNNNKVSKKSKNKKSTNTSKITKPKSNKKSMTKNSSKKDKNK; this is encoded by the coding sequence ATGGAAAACATAGACAATTTAAAACTATATATAAACTCATTATCacaatcaatatcaaattatgAACAATCATTAACCCCtttacaaaacaaacaattatCCGATATGATTGTAAATATCAATACTACATCTgaagaacaacaaattcaaatattaaataattttgctTATATTTTAATATCAACATTATTTAGTTATTTAAAATCACTTGGTATTGATACTGATTCTCATCCTATAAAAATGGAATtaacaagaattaaatcatcaatgaatcgattgaaaaatattaagAATGAAATAAATGGTGATAccaataaacaacaaaatgaagaggaaaagaaaaaattgttgaaactgaaagaatatttatcaagaaCTTTAGGTATAAGAGATGTTGGACTGAGTATTGATGTTAAATCAAAAGGTACTTCTGCTATAAGTAATCAAAATTTCCAAGGGAAACATACAaaatttaatgatgatgatgaagaagaagaggaagataAGAAACAATTAGAATCTAAACAagatgatttgaaaaataataacaataataagGTACTgaaaaaatccaaaaataaaaaatcaaccaatACCAGTAAAATAACtaaaccaaaatcaaataaaaaatcaatgaCAAAGAATAGTAGTAAAAAGGATAAGAATAAATAG